The Nitrospira sp. genome contains a region encoding:
- a CDS encoding bifunctional proline dehydrogenase/L-glutamate gamma-semialdehyde dehydrogenase, producing the protein MTMSPSLEPAIVRIGEQLAQLSAGLSPSLFDGRWWSQSAINLAMKDASFKTRLFHFIDVLPVIQDDERVVSLAEEYFGRSGSELFGLQWGLKAVASTGIGARLAGKSIRKQVEQMARTFIAGASIEEAVPVLSQLWKEGRASSVDLLGEATISELEADHYRDQCLNALNEFGKAAEAWPSASLLERDHLGPIPRVQLSLKISALSSRLDPIDPDGSYESVAARLRPLVDRAQSLPAGLIFDMEQAETKNLILDIFKRLFAEPAYRTYPYAGLALQAYHQETEQDVEDLLAWVRTRGVPITIRLVKGAYWDSDTVRYRQAGWPVPLFEHKAETDLNYERLIPVLFRHADLIRPAFGTHNLRTLAAVEAHAESLGLAPEAREYQMIFGMAEPFQHAMVKLGRRVRLYTPAGRLLPGMAYLVRRLLENTSNESFLQKEYVESQPLTRLLASPTVSSDIRRLSVSVPPVFNNEPHSDFSLAATRTAMQAEIVSVRSQLGRRREATVTERGQTGPLLESRNPAQPSEIVVQVRSASVSDLNEVIEHALKQWDGWRQKAPEARSDILRQAASAMGRRRYELAAWEIFEVGKPWRDADADVAEAIDFLRYYADEMDRLAQPVRLGTHPGELNQRTYGPRGVTAVIAPWNFPLAIPTGMVSAALVTGNPVLFKPSERSSGLGILLTDILIEAGVPAGCLTCLPGGPDMGEALVAHPDVVTIAFTGSKAAGLRILNEASHVRPGQRMIKRVIAEMGGKNAIVVDETADLDEAIAGIMTSFSGYAGQKCSACSRVIVHRAVYDSFVARLREAVLSVEVGDPWKPGTKVGPVIDARAQASIQRYISRGQEEGRLLVQRTVDQNGYFIGPTVIVDIQPHHRLAQEEIFGPVLAVMKAESFADAIRLANGTDYALTGGVYARSPASLAKAREEFDVGNLYLNRPITGALVFRQPFGGHRFSGTGAKAGGEESLTQFMITRVISENTLRRGFESAQ; encoded by the coding sequence ATGACCATGTCGCCATCACTTGAGCCGGCCATCGTTCGTATCGGTGAGCAGCTCGCACAGCTCTCCGCCGGGCTTTCGCCCTCCCTCTTCGACGGTCGCTGGTGGTCCCAGTCGGCAATTAATTTGGCCATGAAGGACGCCTCGTTCAAGACACGCTTGTTTCACTTCATCGATGTGCTTCCTGTCATTCAAGATGACGAACGAGTCGTCTCGCTCGCCGAAGAGTATTTCGGTCGATCAGGCAGCGAGCTGTTTGGACTTCAATGGGGATTGAAGGCAGTGGCCTCTACCGGCATCGGCGCACGCCTCGCAGGCAAATCGATCAGAAAACAGGTCGAACAAATGGCGAGGACCTTTATCGCAGGCGCTTCGATCGAAGAAGCAGTTCCAGTCTTGTCCCAGTTATGGAAGGAAGGTCGGGCCTCCTCTGTTGATCTGTTGGGAGAAGCCACGATCAGCGAGCTGGAAGCCGATCACTACCGTGATCAATGCCTGAACGCGTTGAACGAGTTTGGGAAAGCAGCCGAAGCCTGGCCCTCCGCTTCCCTGCTTGAGCGAGACCATCTGGGGCCGATTCCGCGTGTACAGCTTTCACTCAAGATTTCCGCCCTCTCCTCACGACTGGATCCGATCGATCCCGATGGAAGTTACGAGTCGGTCGCCGCGCGCCTCCGTCCGCTGGTCGACCGGGCGCAATCGCTCCCCGCCGGCCTCATTTTCGATATGGAGCAAGCAGAAACGAAGAATCTGATCTTGGACATTTTCAAACGGCTCTTTGCCGAGCCCGCCTATCGGACCTATCCCTACGCCGGGCTTGCGCTGCAGGCCTATCATCAAGAAACCGAACAAGACGTAGAGGACTTGCTGGCCTGGGTCCGCACGCGCGGCGTGCCGATCACGATCCGACTGGTCAAGGGAGCCTATTGGGATTCAGACACCGTCCGATACCGACAAGCCGGTTGGCCGGTTCCCCTTTTTGAACACAAAGCGGAAACCGACCTGAATTACGAACGCTTGATTCCGGTGCTGTTTCGACATGCCGATCTGATCCGCCCCGCCTTCGGCACGCACAACCTTCGTACCTTGGCGGCTGTGGAAGCCCACGCGGAATCGCTTGGACTGGCACCTGAAGCCCGAGAATACCAGATGATCTTCGGTATGGCCGAGCCGTTCCAACACGCCATGGTGAAATTGGGCCGTCGCGTCCGCTTGTATACCCCCGCCGGACGTTTGCTCCCCGGCATGGCGTATTTGGTTCGGCGACTGTTGGAAAATACATCCAATGAATCGTTCCTGCAAAAGGAGTATGTGGAATCCCAACCGCTCACCCGGTTGCTCGCCTCCCCGACCGTCTCGTCCGACATTCGCCGTTTATCAGTGAGCGTTCCGCCGGTGTTCAACAATGAGCCGCATAGTGACTTTTCTCTGGCCGCGACTCGGACAGCCATGCAGGCGGAGATTGTGTCGGTTCGGTCTCAGCTCGGCCGCCGACGGGAAGCCACGGTCACGGAGAGAGGTCAGACCGGTCCGTTATTGGAATCCCGCAATCCTGCGCAACCAAGTGAGATCGTGGTTCAAGTGCGGAGTGCATCGGTATCCGATCTAAATGAAGTTATCGAACATGCACTGAAACAATGGGACGGCTGGCGGCAAAAAGCCCCGGAAGCTCGGTCGGACATTCTGCGCCAGGCTGCCTCCGCAATGGGTCGTCGCCGCTACGAACTTGCGGCATGGGAAATCTTTGAAGTCGGCAAACCTTGGCGTGACGCTGATGCCGATGTTGCTGAAGCCATCGATTTTCTCCGCTACTACGCCGACGAAATGGACCGTCTCGCACAACCGGTGCGGTTAGGTACCCATCCGGGAGAACTCAACCAGCGCACCTATGGTCCACGCGGCGTAACCGCAGTCATCGCGCCATGGAACTTTCCCCTCGCCATCCCGACGGGAATGGTCTCGGCCGCGCTCGTGACCGGCAATCCTGTCCTCTTCAAACCATCGGAACGGTCGTCCGGCCTGGGGATTCTGCTCACCGATATTTTGATCGAGGCGGGCGTACCGGCTGGTTGCTTGACATGCCTTCCAGGTGGACCGGATATGGGAGAAGCGCTCGTGGCGCATCCCGATGTCGTCACGATCGCGTTTACCGGATCAAAAGCTGCGGGGCTTCGCATTCTCAACGAAGCGTCGCATGTTCGCCCGGGACAGCGCATGATCAAGCGGGTCATCGCAGAGATGGGGGGTAAAAATGCCATCGTTGTCGATGAAACGGCGGATCTCGACGAAGCGATCGCCGGCATCATGACATCATTCTCGGGCTACGCGGGACAAAAGTGTTCGGCCTGCTCACGGGTGATTGTTCATCGCGCCGTCTATGACTCCTTCGTGGCCCGTCTGCGCGAAGCGGTCCTGAGCGTGGAAGTCGGCGATCCTTGGAAGCCGGGCACTAAGGTGGGACCGGTGATCGATGCACGAGCCCAAGCAAGCATCCAACGATATATTTCGCGTGGCCAGGAGGAAGGCCGGCTGCTTGTGCAACGAACCGTGGACCAGAACGGGTATTTCATCGGACCGACGGTGATTGTCGATATCCAACCGCACCACCGTTTGGCGCAAGAGGAGATCTTTGGACCGGTGCTGGCGGTCATGAAGGCGGAGAGCTTCGCCGATGCGATTCGGTTGGCCAACGGAACCGACTATGCATTGACCGGAGGAGTGTATGCCAGAAGTCCGGCTAGTCTTGCCAAGGCGCGGGAGGAATTCGACGTCGGGAACCTCTACTTGAATCGGCCGATTACAGGCGCCTTGGTCTTTCGTCAGCCCTTCGGAGGGCATCGCTTCTCAGGAACGGGGGCGAAAGCCGGCGGGGAGGAGTCCCTGACTCAGTTCATGATTACCAGAGTGATCAGCGAAAATACCCTTCGCCGAGGATTTGAATCCGCGCAATGA
- a CDS encoding DGQHR domain-containing protein — MLATRIKQKEGTFYFIAYKADALLEKVRFTSRYYFEGEEIAQSKISEHDEVAQFIAGIERSEKGFQRVLNRQKIKQIVNFYETVVAQPMIPGTVLLFTDETLRFQKMDDSESIGHLSEPKGKYLVIDGQHRLAGLHFFHEKHSDQSAQVEVPCLLFDGRSADFATEMFVIINSTHTRINRSHLVDLYEKVSWESPEKKFAAKVADLLYGEPDSPLQYKINRLGGRSKQEKWILQSEVFNELLKVVTAHKRWMESHLGMKPDRCYALVRDYLKGVKDVMSEVWGQNERYMFTRDVTLKALIRVLDDLIVDRKLINDWDEQRSHKPFAEIVKPWAPLTKDFRADGFYERFPAKGQLERVRKIHQRLLDAIVG; from the coding sequence ATGCTCGCCACGCGGATCAAGCAGAAAGAGGGCACGTTCTATTTTATCGCGTATAAAGCCGATGCGTTGTTGGAAAAGGTTCGCTTTACGAGCCGCTACTATTTCGAAGGTGAAGAAATCGCACAAAGCAAGATCTCCGAGCATGACGAAGTGGCGCAGTTCATCGCAGGAATCGAACGCAGCGAAAAAGGCTTTCAGCGCGTTTTGAATCGGCAGAAGATCAAGCAGATCGTCAATTTTTATGAGACTGTCGTGGCCCAGCCGATGATTCCCGGCACGGTGCTGCTGTTTACCGATGAAACACTTCGATTCCAAAAAATGGACGATTCGGAATCAATCGGCCATTTGAGCGAACCCAAGGGAAAGTATCTGGTGATCGACGGACAACACCGCCTCGCCGGGCTTCACTTTTTCCATGAAAAACATTCGGATCAAAGCGCGCAGGTCGAGGTGCCCTGCCTGTTGTTCGACGGACGGAGCGCGGACTTCGCCACGGAAATGTTCGTCATCATCAATTCCACGCACACGCGGATCAACCGGTCACATTTGGTTGATCTGTATGAAAAGGTGTCGTGGGAAAGTCCGGAAAAGAAATTCGCCGCGAAGGTCGCCGATCTCCTGTACGGCGAGCCGGACTCGCCGTTGCAGTATAAGATCAATCGACTGGGAGGACGGAGCAAACAGGAAAAGTGGATTCTGCAGTCCGAGGTCTTCAATGAGCTGTTGAAGGTCGTGACGGCCCATAAGCGCTGGATGGAGTCGCACCTTGGAATGAAACCCGATCGGTGTTATGCCCTGGTGCGCGATTACCTCAAAGGAGTGAAGGACGTCATGAGCGAGGTCTGGGGGCAGAACGAGCGGTATATGTTCACCCGCGATGTGACACTGAAGGCGTTGATTCGTGTGCTGGACGATCTGATCGTGGATCGCAAGCTCATCAATGACTGGGACGAGCAACGTTCCCACAAGCCGTTTGCCGAGATCGTCAAGCCTTGGGCGCCTCTGACCAAGGACTTTCGTGCCGACGGCTTCTATGAGCGTTTCCCGGCCAAGGGGCAACTTGAACGGGTTCGGAAGATTCACCAGCGGTTGCTGGATGCGATTGTTGGATAA
- a CDS encoding group 1 truncated hemoglobin encodes MRFSKQIATVAVAVAATWTLSSATSFAADRSLYERLGGQGAIQAVVTKFINNVGGDKRINSYFATTDLKKLNKLLVEQVCAASGGPCTYSGRDMKTTHKGMKVTTAAFNALVEDLVSALDTFNVPEKEKGELLSVLGPMKSDIVEVP; translated from the coding sequence ATGAGATTCTCGAAGCAGATAGCAACGGTCGCCGTTGCGGTAGCGGCAACGTGGACATTGAGCAGCGCAACATCTTTTGCGGCGGACCGATCGCTCTATGAGCGGCTGGGCGGGCAAGGCGCCATTCAGGCCGTCGTCACCAAGTTCATCAACAACGTGGGCGGAGACAAGCGGATTAACAGCTACTTCGCGACCACCGATCTCAAGAAGCTCAATAAGCTTTTGGTCGAGCAGGTGTGTGCGGCAAGCGGCGGTCCCTGCACCTATTCAGGTCGAGATATGAAGACAACGCACAAGGGCATGAAAGTCACCACCGCAGCCTTCAATGCGCTCGTGGAGGATCTGGTCAGCGCACTGGATACCTTTAACGTGCCGGAGAAAGAAAAGGGTGAGTTGCTCTCCGTCCTCGGACCGATGAAGAGCGATATCGTCGAAGTTCCTTGA
- a CDS encoding Rieske 2Fe-2S domain-containing protein, translating into MAEFIRIAAVADVKPGHGIVAEVNGMSLAVFNVEGDIRAIDNTCCHREGPLGEGELEGNVVTCPWHGWQFNVTTGACLNNPSAKVLAYQVQIEGDDVKVLL; encoded by the coding sequence ATGGCAGAGTTCATACGCATAGCAGCGGTAGCCGATGTGAAGCCGGGACACGGTATTGTGGCAGAAGTAAACGGGATGAGTCTGGCAGTATTTAATGTAGAGGGAGATATCCGTGCCATCGACAATACCTGCTGTCATCGTGAAGGGCCTTTGGGAGAAGGAGAGTTGGAAGGGAACGTCGTGACTTGTCCTTGGCATGGATGGCAATTCAACGTGACGACCGGCGCCTGCCTGAATAATCCATCTGCAAAGGTACTGGCCTATCAGGTGCAAATCGAAGGCGATGATGTGAAAGTATTACTTTAG
- a CDS encoding SRPBCC family protein, protein MDKRSGIFPVLLLLLVFTDLQSAAVWGAVTSVAAETDRLEVAAESGGGVRATAHVLFPASPAVVQALLTDYRHWPDLFEVRMRVAGLNIRDGVATVDLRIDHALMPGEHRLVTESKALPDGGLVTELKGGDFKRYHRVWRLQPAGEGNQTRADFELVVEIEAMVPDWLVAVAMRQELEAHFRLVKQKALDHSKRPGT, encoded by the coding sequence TTGGATAAGCGAAGCGGAATATTCCCGGTTCTTCTCTTGCTGCTGGTCTTTACAGATCTTCAGTCCGCTGCGGTGTGGGGGGCTGTCACTTCGGTGGCGGCTGAAACCGACAGGTTAGAGGTCGCGGCAGAGTCCGGCGGCGGAGTGCGTGCGACGGCGCATGTGCTCTTCCCGGCGAGCCCGGCCGTGGTTCAGGCGCTGTTGACTGATTATCGACATTGGCCCGATCTCTTCGAAGTGCGAATGCGGGTGGCCGGGTTGAATATCAGAGATGGAGTGGCCACGGTCGACCTTCGCATCGATCACGCGTTGATGCCCGGCGAGCATCGGCTGGTCACGGAGTCAAAGGCCTTGCCGGATGGCGGCCTCGTGACCGAGCTGAAGGGCGGAGACTTCAAGCGCTATCATCGAGTCTGGAGACTCCAGCCTGCCGGAGAGGGAAATCAGACACGCGCCGATTTTGAACTCGTCGTTGAGATCGAGGCCATGGTACCGGATTGGCTCGTAGCGGTCGCCATGCGTCAAGAGCTGGAAGCGCATTTCCGCCTTGTCAAACAGAAGGCGTTGGATCATTCCAAGCGGCCGGGAACATGA
- a CDS encoding multicopper oxidase domain-containing protein, with translation MQRFRVLTSTLGLAVLLGASGCITMPGSAGAKVHDVTFTATESEIVIGGTGEKYKAWTFNGQMPGPVVRVTEGDTVNFTLVNPSTNAQGHSMDFHAAELDFLKNYREIKPGETIKYTFVAKKPGVFFYHCGAPPMIQHVGRGMFGAIIVDPKDANAWPKADREFVLVQSELWKNPDNVQAMFDRKFDHTIFNGGIFKYHPFFPGSEPLEVKVGERVRIYFVNAGPNEFSALHPIAEIWDNVYESGNPANKFTGVQTYVVGPGSAATFDMIVDEPGAYPVVTHSLTGALRGAIAVVIANQHPKKYDSLMPLTPWNP, from the coding sequence ATGCAGAGGTTTCGTGTGCTCACATCTACCCTAGGACTTGCCGTCCTATTGGGGGCCAGCGGGTGTATCACTATGCCCGGATCCGCAGGCGCAAAAGTCCATGATGTCACGTTCACGGCGACTGAGTCGGAAATCGTTATCGGCGGCACCGGCGAGAAGTACAAGGCCTGGACCTTTAATGGTCAGATGCCCGGCCCGGTTGTGCGGGTGACCGAGGGTGATACCGTCAATTTCACCCTCGTCAACCCCTCGACGAACGCTCAAGGCCATTCGATGGACTTTCACGCGGCAGAGCTCGACTTCCTGAAGAACTACCGAGAAATCAAGCCCGGCGAGACGATCAAGTATACCTTCGTCGCGAAGAAGCCCGGCGTGTTCTTCTATCACTGCGGTGCACCGCCGATGATCCAACACGTGGGCCGCGGCATGTTCGGGGCGATCATCGTTGATCCGAAGGATGCGAACGCCTGGCCCAAGGCCGATCGGGAATTCGTCTTGGTGCAATCCGAGCTGTGGAAGAACCCGGACAACGTGCAGGCGATGTTCGATCGGAAGTTTGACCATACGATCTTCAACGGCGGCATCTTCAAGTACCATCCCTTCTTCCCGGGATCGGAGCCGTTGGAAGTCAAGGTGGGCGAGCGGGTACGGATCTATTTCGTGAATGCCGGCCCGAACGAGTTCTCTGCTCTCCATCCAATCGCGGAAATCTGGGACAATGTCTACGAGAGCGGCAATCCTGCCAACAAATTCACGGGAGTCCAGACCTATGTGGTCGGTCCAGGCAGCGCCGCCACATTCGATATGATCGTTGATGAACCGGGCGCGTATCCTGTCGTAACCCACTCCTTAACGGGAGCCTTACGCGGAGCGATCGCGGTGGTGATCGCCAATCAGCACCCCAAGAAGTATGACAGCTTGATGCCACTCACACCCTGGAACCCGTAA
- the bioD gene encoding dethiobiotin synthase: protein MKGGIFITGTDTGVGKTLVAAALALHLKKRGLSVGVMKPIETGVTAGGEARSDAARLRAVIESEEALGAIRPYSFELPVAPLAAARMEGQDINPGTIRKVYRLFSSRYDCMVVEGVGGVHVPITGRDDVMSLIKLLRLPVVVVGRSGLGGINHALLTIEALRRKQIHIIALVLNRTDSVRSALSRFQERSTLEILRQQAGVPLVGPLPYEPGMPGRFCPSAKHLARSAAIKKLAKLVLKFARRSR, encoded by the coding sequence ATGAAAGGCGGAATCTTCATCACCGGCACCGATACCGGAGTTGGAAAGACACTCGTTGCGGCTGCGCTCGCCCTTCATCTCAAAAAACGCGGGCTTTCGGTGGGCGTGATGAAACCCATTGAGACCGGGGTCACCGCAGGAGGAGAAGCCCGATCGGATGCCGCGCGGCTGCGAGCCGTCATTGAAAGCGAGGAGGCGCTCGGAGCGATCCGCCCCTACTCGTTCGAACTGCCGGTCGCTCCACTCGCCGCGGCTCGAATGGAGGGACAGGATATCAATCCAGGCACGATCAGAAAAGTCTATCGGCTCTTCTCCAGCCGATATGACTGCATGGTGGTGGAGGGAGTCGGCGGGGTACATGTACCCATCACGGGCCGTGACGACGTCATGAGCTTGATCAAGCTCTTGCGGCTTCCAGTCGTGGTCGTTGGACGGTCCGGATTGGGCGGGATCAATCATGCATTACTGACCATCGAGGCCCTTCGACGAAAGCAGATCCACATCATCGCCCTCGTCTTGAATCGGACCGACTCAGTCCGATCGGCCCTCTCCCGATTTCAAGAGCGATCAACCCTTGAGATTCTCCGCCAACAGGCTGGTGTACCACTGGTCGGCCCGCTCCCCTATGAACCCGGCATGCCGGGCCGTTTCTGTCCCTCAGCCAAGCATCTTGCCCGATCCGCTGCAATCAAGAAGCTGGCGAAGTTGGTGCTGAAATTCGCGAGACGAAGTCGTTGA
- a CDS encoding Mrp/NBP35 family ATP-binding protein has protein sequence MSARRGVSAYGDGRAQSDGRIRMADEHAHGAEQPQAKDTLIPGVKHVIAISSGKGGVGKSTVASNLACALALAGAKVGLLDADLYGPNIPMMMGSTTGPEQKDGKIVPVENYGVKLISMAFLVPEEAPLVWRGPMVHQYLQAFFRDVLWGELDYLLIDLPPGTGDVQLSLSQMVPLAGAITVTTPQEVALYDVRKGMGMFQKVNVPLLGIVENMSHFVCGHCGERTEIFSYGGGERAAAKLSVPFLGRIPIDPAIRDGGDTGHPIVVANPASPQAAAFRDIAKTIMDKLKSDGKSGSSIDSLLKKIKQPFSSN, from the coding sequence ATGTCGGCTCGACGAGGCGTCTCAGCATATGGCGACGGTCGAGCACAATCGGATGGGAGAATACGTATGGCTGACGAACATGCTCATGGGGCCGAGCAGCCCCAGGCAAAAGATACATTGATCCCCGGAGTCAAGCACGTCATTGCGATCAGCAGCGGTAAAGGAGGTGTCGGCAAGTCGACTGTTGCATCGAATCTGGCCTGTGCATTGGCATTGGCCGGGGCAAAGGTTGGATTATTGGATGCCGATCTCTACGGCCCCAATATCCCCATGATGATGGGCAGCACGACCGGACCGGAACAGAAGGACGGTAAAATTGTTCCTGTCGAGAATTATGGGGTGAAGCTGATCTCCATGGCATTTCTGGTGCCTGAAGAAGCCCCGCTCGTGTGGCGCGGGCCGATGGTTCACCAGTATCTGCAAGCGTTTTTTCGGGATGTGCTGTGGGGAGAGTTAGACTATCTGCTCATCGATCTGCCTCCGGGTACCGGTGATGTGCAACTCTCTTTATCGCAAATGGTTCCATTGGCCGGGGCAATTACCGTCACCACGCCGCAAGAGGTGGCTCTCTATGATGTCCGTAAGGGGATGGGCATGTTCCAGAAGGTGAATGTTCCCCTTCTAGGAATCGTGGAAAACATGAGCCACTTCGTATGCGGACACTGCGGTGAGCGGACGGAGATTTTCTCCTACGGTGGAGGTGAGCGGGCGGCGGCGAAGCTCAGTGTCCCGTTTCTTGGACGGATCCCGATTGATCCTGCCATCCGGGATGGTGGAGATACCGGCCATCCGATCGTGGTAGCCAATCCGGCATCTCCCCAAGCCGCGGCTTTCCGCGATATTGCGAAGACGATCATGGACAAGCTAAAATCTGATGGAAAAAGCGGCTCGTCCATCGATAGTTTGCTCAAAAAGATCAAGCAACCCTTTAGCTCTAATTGA
- a CDS encoding SDR family oxidoreductase, translated as MESPASSILPVADRPTNAVVHSAALITGASGGIGRAISQAFGRIGWYVGVHYYRNNPAAEATLDGVVKAGGTGDIYCADIREAESIRRMIDTFANRSSGPLAFICNAGIGQSDLLVRHSEEIWDNVIATNLTGTFHCLRAIAPQLLVRGGGSIIVIGSHTGFHGATGQSAYATSKAGLIGLVRTAALEWGAQNIRVNLVLPGWQKTDLTEGLFPGEHGWPDHALRRPPAIEEVVGTIVHLAQLKDVSGQVWNCDSRHL; from the coding sequence ATGGAATCTCCGGCATCGTCAATACTTCCTGTCGCGGACCGCCCGACCAATGCCGTTGTTCATTCGGCTGCACTGATCACTGGAGCCTCCGGAGGCATCGGTCGGGCCATCAGTCAGGCGTTTGGAAGGATCGGATGGTACGTCGGTGTTCATTACTATCGGAATAACCCGGCGGCGGAAGCGACCTTGGATGGCGTCGTCAAAGCCGGTGGAACCGGTGACATCTACTGTGCGGATATTCGAGAAGCTGAATCCATACGCCGCATGATCGACACTTTCGCCAATCGCTCGTCTGGTCCCCTGGCCTTCATCTGCAACGCAGGAATCGGACAGAGCGACTTGCTTGTGCGCCATTCAGAAGAAATCTGGGATAACGTCATCGCCACCAATCTCACGGGAACGTTCCACTGTCTGCGGGCGATTGCGCCGCAGTTGCTCGTTCGCGGTGGAGGCTCCATCATTGTCATCGGTTCCCACACAGGGTTCCATGGCGCGACCGGCCAGAGCGCATATGCAACCTCGAAGGCCGGTTTGATCGGACTCGTCAGAACGGCCGCGCTGGAATGGGGCGCACAGAATATTCGAGTGAATCTCGTGCTACCGGGATGGCAGAAGACCGACTTGACCGAAGGCCTGTTTCCGGGAGAACACGGCTGGCCCGACCATGCGTTACGCCGTCCGCCGGCCATCGAAGAAGTCGTCGGGACCATCGTTCACTTGGCCCAACTCAAGGATGTATCGGGACAAGTGTGGAACTGCGACAGCAGACATCTTTGA
- the queG gene encoding tRNA epoxyqueuosine(34) reductase QueG, with translation MSLSTAFKQEARSLGFDAVGIVRVNPDDPSSSTKDQPVTSSNDHTTSLPRRLFSRLTEWLRRDYHGTMAWMGRAPEKRADPRLVLPGCRSIISLGINYLTEHRANEQPGHGRIARYAWGKDYHKVLSGKLKQLEQFIHTVTPDAQTRSYVDTGPVMEKAWAEQAGLGWIGKHSNLVSAEYGSWLLLGEILTTLELEPDEPATDLCGSCTLCIQACPTKAIVEPYVVDATRCISYLTIELRGDADAISDDLQAGMGNKIFGCDDCLDVCPFNLRAEPTQESAFQPSSVTLAPTLSELSSMDESTFATVFQHSPIRRAKHQGLRRNVAIAQHNLTSSQTSRIVSSK, from the coding sequence ATGTCTCTTTCCACAGCCTTCAAACAAGAAGCTCGCTCCCTGGGATTTGATGCGGTCGGCATTGTGCGCGTCAACCCCGACGATCCATCCTCGTCGACCAAAGATCAGCCAGTCACGTCCTCCAACGATCATACGACATCCCTCCCCCGGCGCCTATTCAGTCGTCTTACCGAATGGCTCCGCCGAGACTATCACGGCACCATGGCATGGATGGGACGTGCTCCTGAAAAACGGGCCGACCCTCGCTTAGTACTGCCTGGATGCCGATCAATCATTTCGTTGGGGATCAACTATCTCACTGAACATCGGGCCAATGAACAGCCCGGTCATGGTCGTATCGCTCGGTATGCTTGGGGGAAGGATTATCACAAGGTCCTGAGCGGCAAACTCAAGCAACTTGAGCAATTCATTCACACTGTGACACCGGACGCTCAAACCCGGTCCTATGTCGATACCGGCCCGGTTATGGAAAAAGCCTGGGCGGAACAGGCGGGCCTTGGCTGGATCGGAAAACATTCCAATCTTGTCTCAGCTGAATATGGCTCCTGGTTGTTGCTGGGAGAAATTCTCACCACCTTGGAACTGGAGCCAGACGAACCGGCAACCGATCTCTGCGGCAGCTGCACCCTGTGCATTCAGGCTTGTCCCACCAAAGCCATCGTCGAGCCCTATGTCGTCGACGCCACTCGTTGCATTTCCTACCTCACGATCGAACTGCGCGGCGATGCCGACGCGATCTCCGATGACCTTCAGGCAGGCATGGGGAACAAGATCTTCGGTTGCGATGACTGCCTCGACGTATGTCCGTTCAACCTCAGGGCAGAACCGACCCAGGAGAGTGCCTTTCAACCTTCGAGCGTGACGCTGGCACCCACGTTGAGCGAGCTTTCGAGCATGGATGAATCGACCTTTGCCACGGTGTTTCAGCACAGCCCGATCCGTCGTGCAAAACATCAGGGGCTTCGGCGGAATGTCGCAATCGCGCAACACAACCTGACATCGTCCCAAACATCCCGGATCGTCTCATCGAAATAA
- the thiE gene encoding thiamine phosphate synthase, whose protein sequence is MLDPSISPHRPLADVLKVSAAAGAKLFQYRNKTDSMKAAYAEASVLRNVARELGVLFIVNDRCDLALSVDADGVHLGQGDLPLSLARAVMGPDKLIGVSTHNPEQVSAVIAGEPDYLGFGPIFKPSSKADHDPIVGVEGLTEIRLLTALPIFAIGGITPQNVEKVMRAGADGVAVISAILKALDIRDAVNDFVSRISAPTSPAS, encoded by the coding sequence ATTCTCGATCCTTCGATCAGTCCCCATCGCCCTCTGGCGGATGTCTTGAAGGTGTCGGCCGCAGCCGGTGCCAAGCTCTTTCAGTACCGAAACAAGACTGACTCGATGAAGGCGGCCTACGCTGAAGCGTCGGTGCTCAGGAATGTCGCGCGGGAACTCGGTGTGCTGTTCATCGTCAATGACCGCTGCGACCTGGCGCTGTCTGTAGATGCGGACGGAGTCCATCTCGGGCAGGGAGATCTTCCGCTCAGTCTTGCGCGAGCCGTGATGGGACCTGACAAGCTGATCGGCGTCTCAACGCACAATCCGGAGCAGGTGTCGGCGGTGATTGCCGGTGAACCGGACTATTTGGGATTTGGCCCGATCTTTAAGCCTAGTTCCAAGGCCGATCATGATCCCATCGTCGGCGTTGAGGGACTGACGGAGATTCGTCTGCTGACGGCGCTGCCGATCTTCGCCATAGGCGGGATTACGCCGCAGAATGTTGAGAAAGTGATGCGTGCAGGAGCCGACGGGGTGGCGGTGATTTCCGCGATTTTGAAGGCGCTGGACATTCGGGACGCCGTCAACGACTTCGTCTCGCGAATTTCAGCACCAACTTCGCCAGCTTCTTGA